CGGTAATATACCTGGATCCGAAATCCGAAATCTGACAAATCAGATCAAATCCTATAAAATGTCGAACTTTCGTAAACGGATCTTGGACTTCGAAAGTCTATTAACAGGCGTAATGACTGGTTTCTCCAAACTATGTTTTGGTAGTAACTATGGACCGTTAATACAATCGACTATATTTTGGTATTTACATAGTTTGCTAATGCTAATACTAAAAATGAAAAAAGccctgaaaatcaccatttttcctggtttctttaagaataaaaataTTCAAATTCGAAAAATATCTGCTTTTAAGAGAAATAAGAGATTATTATCTGACCATTGTGTGAATGTGTGTCTAcctaaaataaagaagaagaaaaaaaagaaaaaggcatGCAATAAGTTGGTCGTCACACATGCAtcacttcttttcttttttttgatcggaaaatgggtcatttgtccaaatatatttaaaacatggttcaaatggacgagtaaaaatttgtatgggtgaaatggacaccaaaaaaataacaaggatgaaaatggattcatcctgacttaaacttaaaaaatagcaaggatgaaactggatgcatcctgatgtaaattaaaaataagaaaaagtatttgaaaattgtaggatgaaactgtttacatcctggctatttttaaatttttgtccatttaaacagtatcaaaatctaaatgtccttttcacccaagaattgttaattttggtctttttaaccaattttgtgtttttttgataaaatagtTCATAAACAACATGCATCATTTCTCACTTCCGTAGAAAAAGCTTGAATGAAGTGGTCGGtcatgaatcttttttttttaaggaagaaAGAGGTAACCCTCTTAAATTTCATTAATATAATAGATTTGCATACATCAGATTCAAATACATCAACAGTGAAATccatgagaaaatacaaagatttTGTATCATAAGAACAACAGTTGACTCATAATACATCTTAAGCATCAAAAacttggatttcgaagatgttacTGATAGTATTCGAAGAATGGCTTGTGAATTGAAATTCTGTCATTTTGATTTGGGTTCTCCATTGAGATTGAAATGTCCGAGAGGGAGTAATATGCGCAAATCATCTTTATCACGATCATTTCCAGTAGCCATTGATCTTCAACGGATCGTAAAACCACATCATGTTGGAGTAGATCGCCCTTGATGATATATTTGATGCGATTATCGCAATCGATGCCATTAAGGCTATAAGAACCATCTTTGAAAGTGTACCATGAATAATCTGGTTGCCATGAATAAGCCATTGAATCTTCCAAGTATTCACAGACTTCTCATAGAACacaaaaaaaactcaaataaaacacTAAAAATGTGATTTTATTCAAACAAAATACTAGATTTATATACAATAACTAAATTTCTGCCCGGATCTTAAGATATAATTAAGATCCAGGCAGTAAATAGAGAAACCCTGTTGAAAATCAAGTAATATAGATTTGGAAGGAAAAAATTAAGTAGAAGAAAGAGAAAACCGAGGAACTGTACGTTTGAATCACGATAAACAAAAAGACATGCATTACTAGCAGCCTAGTAGGATTTCGGTCCTACATACGTGAATGCAAATAGATGTGCTAACGAGGAACTGTACGTTTGAACAACGCGCTTATTACACTAATCAAACGAGTGATTCAAACCCCCAAAGAAACACATTCATGACTTCCAGTCAAACATGTCTTCCACTTACTATATGTGCCCCCTTTCTCATGTCAACGCCTTGGACTGCATCTTTGGGCCTTACTCACATAGAAATTTCTATAGAAAGTAAAATACACCAAACTATGTCCTTTTCATTCTTGACCAAGTCCCAAATTCATCACGTTTCTCTCTATATTTATTGTTCTTAcagaatcaaaatcatttttagaAGATCACAAAACACTTCTTCCAaaaaaaaccttggttcgtaATGGGGAATTTCATATCAAGCAAGTCATCAGATGCGCCAGCGAAAGTAGTATTGCCGGACGGAACAGTTCATGAATTCAACCAGCCTCTAACCGTTGCCGAGCTCATGTTAGATCATCCACAACAAGTTGTAGTAGAAATTGAATCAATCGAATCCAAAAAAAGACCAATTCCATTGCCTGCTGATAAAAAGCTAGAGATGAAGAAATTTTACTTAATGTTACCTATGCAACAAGGGAGAGCTTTCTCAACGGATGACGCTCGCAGGATACTTATGAAGGTTAAACTAGATCAGAGATTGCCAAAATTGTTTAACGCTGCCAAGATTATTGGTTTGTTTGCGAGAATGTGTCAGTGTGGAACTGGACGTGAAACTATCTTGCAGCGGAGAGATAGCTTGCTTAAGGAAGAGTTAGAGAAGAGAAAGAATGATGGAAATGATTCAAATGATAATAAATTAGTACAACGAATTCAGTTGGAAATTTTCTGCGAAAGGCCGGCTTTTTTGGGCAAGCAAGTCTCGATGGGCAAAGGATGGACACCAAGTTTAGTTACCATCGAAGAGAAGATACCCGAAAAGAAGATCCTTCGCCGACTGTTTCATGTATGAAATATATGGTGATCTAAGGCTTCATATGGATCAAATTAGTTCAATCCAAAATTTTGAatcattttttctttcttcaaatcaTACTCAGATCATGTATCAGTAACATTAACAACCAAAATAGAAAACCTTTTGTATATGGAGTTGATAGATaacgaaaaacaaaaaaatgtgtGTACCGTACTAATTGCATACTGCAATTTAAATTTCAcaatttgtaaaacaaatcaaactAATAATGTAGTAGAGCTGTTTGCGACTGATATGATGTCAACTGTTGCTGCATTGCGGATCCAAGTTTTCACTGTGAAACGCGTGAATATGCTCTCTAGCACAGTATATGTATATCCATCCCCTGTACCCACCGGCAGAAATGCCTTCAGTATTCTACTCATGGTAATGTCTTCTTGCACTTCGTTTATCTCAATAGATGATGGGGATGCGATTTTCCCAATGAGACCATCGGCAGCCGGAGAAATTTACCCCTGGTAATTCTGCTGTAACGGTTGCGACAATTAAACAGCTGGTTCATGGGGGGAATTtccatttttgttttttgaatttcATGACCAGGGAGAAGATGGGAAATGTTACAGGTTAAGGATTAAGCTGTCGCTCTGCTTCCAAAACTATCCATGTATATCACCTTCACCGTCAGGCAGTATATTTTTAAATTTATATTCAGGATGTCATGAAAACATTCTTGACATAATTATCTTGATATTCATATGATATCTTTGTAATCTCTGCACGCAAAACCCTAAATGGTTACATCAATTTATATATATACGGATCTCCTAGCCAGTCGAAGGCGAAGGAAGATAATTTCTCTTCTTCAGTATTGGATTTGGAGTTTAGGAGTGTTGCTGTTCTGGGGTTATGATGGATAGTGGTGAGGTTTATAGAGTAGCAAGTTTAAGAAGAAATAATTCACcaatatggagaaataattcagGTGAAGTGTTTTCAAGGTCATctagagatgaagatgatgaagaagcatTAATATGGGCTGCTTTAGAGAGACTTCCAACCTATAATCGTATAACAAAAGGGATTCTCACTGATGATGGTAAGGGAATTAAAGAAATTGATgttaagaatttagggtttcaagaGAAAAAACAATCGATTGAGAGATTATTAAAAGTTGCTGAAGAAGATAATGAGAAGTTCTTGCTTAAACTCAAGAATCGAATTGATAGGTAACCTTGCTTATAACTCTGTTCTGtgtttgtggttttttttttatacttgttgttttgagttttttttctgtttttttcagAGTTGGAATTGACATTCCAACTATTGAAGTGAGATATGAGAATCTAACTATAGATGCAGAAGCTTATGCTGGTGGCAGAGCTTTGCCTACAATACTCAACTATTTTGCAAATTATGTAGAGGTAATGTATTTTTTTACAAGTGTTTTTCAATTTGTGCAATTCTCTTTTGTATTTGTGTTCTGAAATTTCTCAGGATTAGGGGTGCTTGAGTTTTATCCATATTCTGCCGAGTAGAAAGAAACCAATTAGAATCCTTAATGATATTAGTGGAGTTATCAAGCCTTGCAGGTACTTATAGTTGCAATCATTAGCAATCCATGGTTTTGGGGTTTTTAGATTTATCAGTTATTAATCCGAATTATTGCCGGTTTGAATTTTGTAGACTGACGCTGCTTTTAGGACCACCAAGCTCTGGGAAGACTACTCTACTGTTGGCTTTAGCTGGGAGGCTTGATAAGAATCTTGAGGTAATGAAATTTTGTGATTTCTATTAGTTTGATGGATGAGTTTTTGGTTGTAAGATTATGTTTTGGTGCTCAAGAAATGAAATGGGGTATTGCTTGCTACACATTAGGTATCAGGTAAAGTGACTTATAATGGTCATGAAATGGATGAGTTTGTTCCTCAAAGAACTTCTGCATATATCAGTCAATATGATCTTCATATTAGAGAAACCTTAAATTTTTCGGCTAGATGTCAAGGAGCTGGAACTGGTTATGGTAAGTTCAAATAATAGTTGGTTCTTCAATAGAGGAGTTTTTTGCATGATTTGAGTCTAAGAAGGTCTATAACTTTTGTTAAATTTTGCAGATATGTTGGCAGAACTATCAAGAAGAGAAAAAGTAGCAAACATTAAGCCTGATTCTGATATTGATGTCTACATGAAGGTGAGAGATTCGTTTTGCTGGTTGGTGAAATTCCTAGTATGGTAAGCTTAATGTACTCCGTGAAACAGTCAGCAGCACTGGAAGGGCAAGAAGCAAGTGTAGTCACAGACTACATTTTAAAGGTATGTCACTGCAAAACCATCATGATTATTGAGCATGATTTAGTAACCACGAAGTTCTTATTTATTTATCTGTTTTCACTTGTGATTGAAAATTTTAGATTTTGGGATTGGAAGTTTGTGCGGATACCATGTTGGGTGATGAAAATGGTGAGGGGTGTCTCAGGTGGCCAAAAGAAGCGTGTTACAACAGGTAGAAAAACTCGTATGATCATCTAGTGTATGTCGTCCCACTGGATTGAATACAACTTCTTTTCATAAAATAACAATTTTGAAATCCAATTCTTCTTGTAGGGGAAATGTTGGTAGGACCTGCAAGAGCATTGTTCATGGACGAGATATCTAATGGTCTAGACAGTTCGCCGACGTTTCAGATTGTGAATTCAATTAGGCAAACCATCCATATTATGCACGGAACCGCTGTGATATTTCTTCTTCAGCCAGCACCAGAAACATATGATCTGTTCGATGACATTATTCTAATCTCGGATCAGCAGATTGTGTACCAGGGTCCCCGTGAAAATGTTCTCGAGTTTTTTGAATATATGGGCTTCAAATGTCCTGAGAGGAAAGGAGTTGCAGACTTCTTGCAAGAAGTAAATTTCTTTCATTTCTTTCTGTTACGTCTATGATTTTGTGTTTCTTGTCAAACCTAATATATGGGATTCTAATCTTATAGGTGACATCGAAAATAGATCAGAGACAATACTGGGCACGTAAAGATGAGCGTTATAATTTTATTCCAGTGAAAGATTTTGCAGAGGCTTCCCAGTTGTTTCATGTTGGTCGACATTTAAGAGACGAACTGGCTACTCCATTCAATAAAGCAAAGAGCCACCCGGCTGCTTTAACAACAAAGAGATACGGAATTAGCAAGAAGGAAATTCTGAAAGCTTGTACTGCAAGAGAGTATTTATTGATGAAGAGGAATTCATTCGTTTATATCTTCAACTTGTTTCAAGTGAGTTATTAACTAGTTCCTCTAGCATTTTCTTCTAAAGTTCAAAACTTGGGAGTATCAGTTTAACATTATTAAGTTTCTGTTTTCAGCTTCTGATACAAGCTATAATAGGAATGACACTCTTCTTCCGTACCGAATTGAAGAAAGAAACCATCAGTGATGGTGGAGTTTATCTGGGAGCGCTGTTTTTTGCTCTAACAGTGATTTTGTTCAAAGGATTTTCGGAACTTGCAATGACTGTTGTAAAGCTTCCTGTCTTTTACAAG
This DNA window, taken from Papaver somniferum cultivar HN1 chromosome 3, ASM357369v1, whole genome shotgun sequence, encodes the following:
- the LOC113358161 gene encoding uncharacterized protein LOC113358161, with translation MGNFISSKSSDAPAKVVLPDGTVHEFNQPLTVAELMLDHPQQVVVEIESIESKKRPIPLPADKKLEMKKFYLMLPMQQGRAFSTDDARRILMKVKLDQRLPKLFNAAKIIGLFARMCQCGTGRETILQRRDSLLKEELEKRKNDGNDSNDNKLVQRIQLEIFCERPAFLGKQVSMGKGWTPSLVTIEEKIPEKKILRRLFHV